One Thermicanus aegyptius DSM 12793 DNA segment encodes these proteins:
- a CDS encoding Kiwa anti-phage protein KwaB-like domain-containing protein: MDINHHENIIYKLSNMPDDALTEVDLSFHLVRIQKESDSYYQSTRIQLAPDVIKWLKKSIVNSLRELKEVDDAERQVFLVGDYNHEIKINDRIAKFALDDDDQGLIDKVTKLIKALRSPDPEYPEKHTKFQIVKLTLGEKNAYFCYYRGVKKNSMRSSKKLMVIKNANQFVFAEDTVIDLGGNIDFFIIENCIFIINVRSFEYAFEYKDHITERRDQNIARIISMPFFHGKDSNREAFEKSCKKHIYSRTLAQIKPETMAAIQDNFDARCDELSQIKANEPQDQDAKEQYMAKYSSLWGLFEYIDLENRKIIFTEDSSPKPLIHFFADKIVKSFVTENYKVAIAYEQ, translated from the coding sequence ATGGATATAAACCACCATGAAAATATAATTTATAAGCTTAGTAATATGCCCGATGATGCTTTAACCGAGGTAGATTTATCATTTCACCTTGTAAGGATACAAAAGGAATCTGATTCGTACTACCAATCGACACGTATTCAACTTGCACCTGATGTTATTAAGTGGCTCAAGAAAAGTATTGTTAATTCCTTGCGAGAGTTGAAGGAAGTTGATGATGCTGAAAGACAAGTGTTTCTTGTTGGTGACTATAATCATGAAATAAAAATAAATGACCGCATTGCGAAGTTTGCTTTAGATGATGACGATCAAGGTCTTATAGATAAAGTGACTAAACTTATCAAAGCCTTGCGAAGTCCTGATCCTGAGTATCCAGAGAAGCATACTAAGTTTCAAATTGTAAAGTTAACTTTGGGCGAAAAAAATGCATATTTCTGCTATTATCGAGGGGTTAAGAAAAATAGTATGCGATCCTCCAAGAAGTTGATGGTAATAAAGAATGCCAATCAATTTGTGTTTGCTGAGGATACTGTAATTGATCTTGGGGGTAACATTGATTTCTTTATAATTGAAAACTGCATCTTTATCATCAATGTTCGGAGTTTTGAATACGCATTTGAATATAAAGATCATATTACCGAGCGTCGAGATCAAAACATTGCACGAATTATTTCGATGCCGTTCTTTCATGGTAAAGATTCCAATAGAGAAGCTTTTGAAAAGTCATGTAAGAAGCATATTTATTCGAGAACATTGGCGCAAATTAAACCTGAAACAATGGCGGCTATTCAGGATAATTTTGATGCAAGATGTGATGAGTTATCTCAAATTAAAGCTAATGAACCACAAGATCAAGATGCGAAAGAACAGTACATGGCGAAGTACAGTTCACTGTGGGGTTTATTTGAATATATTGATTTGGAGAATCGAAAAATTATTTTTACTGAGGATTCATCTCCCAAACCGCTAATACATTTCTTTGCGGACAAGATCGTAAAGTCCTTCGTGACCGAGAACTACAAGGTAGCGATTGCTTATGAACAATAA
- a CDS encoding recombinase family protein, whose translation MPKYGYARVSTVGQSKHGNSLEHQVNLLLAEGVDQSFIFVDSFTGSKMDRPEFSKLFRLLKAGDTLVVTKLDRFARSMIEGVKIVNQLIERGVRIHILNIGILDNTPTSKLIRNIFFAFAEFERDLIIERTAEGKAIAKQKSGFREGRPPKFTKLQLDHAISLLQTHSMKEVVSITRISESTIKREIRKRRYGSS comes from the coding sequence ATGCCTAAATATGGCTATGCCCGAGTAAGTACGGTTGGACAGTCTAAGCACGGTAATAGCCTTGAACATCAGGTCAATTTACTGCTCGCTGAAGGGGTTGACCAATCCTTTATATTTGTCGATAGTTTCACTGGTTCAAAAATGGATCGCCCTGAATTCTCCAAACTGTTTCGTTTGCTGAAAGCTGGCGATACCTTGGTCGTAACGAAGCTGGATCGGTTTGCTCGTTCGATGATCGAGGGAGTAAAGATCGTCAATCAGTTAATCGAACGTGGTGTTCGGATTCATATCTTGAACATCGGTATTTTGGATAACACACCAACGAGCAAATTGATCAGAAATATTTTCTTTGCCTTTGCGGAGTTCGAGCGCGATTTGATTATTGAGCGTACCGCTGAAGGTAAAGCCATCGCTAAGCAGAAATCCGGTTTTCGAGAAGGACGCCCACCTAAGTTTACAAAGTTACAACTGGATCATGCGATTAGCTTGCTCCAAACCCACAGTATGAAGGAAGTCGTAAGTATTACTCGCATCAGTGAAAGTACCATTAAACGCGAGATTCGCAAGAGAAGATACGGAAGTTCATAA
- a CDS encoding CAP domain-containing protein has product MRKFFLFAFALTLVLGSMSFVPVQASAESDKVMVDGFEYPKTHLEALEYYNEIRRNVGVQEVKLDPYLTKAAENHANYLYKNKGKYKLIDGHFEDSKRDGFTGERSWDRAYSAGLDKKHSIMEAIHFGASSIKNGIDYLINAPGHRNLLLNYSLEKIGFAIVGDIVVIDVAYIFKPTDPPAYTYPYDGQTDVDISYWGREIPNPVEEFGLKTSGFIITFNPDQELGEPYIDSEDMEPSLVDSKGNAVPFYFNKYAYIIPKEPLKYGETYTVNVKYTKGRSLTWSFTTKKAPVGSNPDNPKNDPVDLTIAKGYADFQENKYWSENMAWAIKEGLIAGYEEKNPKTGKVEKLLKPQGQLSEAQFLTILFRYSESSEMLITTPKDPKWWASVPYQIAEKLGVPTKGSLKDKNKANAPMTRGEMAVILASYYNIKYNGGKALNEREAVQMMYDMGLSNGYPDANGNTPKTYESYGTKNILLREHVVTFMRNYDNYLKNKFGM; this is encoded by the coding sequence ATGCGTAAGTTTTTTCTTTTTGCTTTCGCTCTCACGTTGGTATTAGGGAGCATGTCATTTGTTCCAGTCCAAGCAAGTGCCGAGTCGGATAAGGTGATGGTGGATGGATTTGAGTACCCGAAGACGCATCTTGAGGCGTTAGAGTATTACAATGAAATTCGCAGGAATGTAGGGGTTCAGGAGGTCAAGCTTGATCCTTACTTAACTAAGGCGGCTGAGAATCATGCTAATTATCTTTATAAGAATAAGGGTAAGTACAAATTAATAGATGGACATTTTGAAGACTCCAAAAGAGATGGATTTACTGGTGAGCGTTCTTGGGATCGGGCTTATTCGGCTGGTTTGGATAAGAAACATTCTATTATGGAGGCAATACATTTTGGTGCATCTTCTATTAAGAATGGTATAGATTATTTAATTAATGCCCCAGGGCATAGAAATTTATTGTTAAATTATTCTTTAGAAAAAATAGGTTTTGCTATTGTAGGTGATATTGTTGTAATTGATGTAGCTTATATATTTAAGCCAACTGATCCTCCAGCATACACTTATCCTTATGATGGTCAGACTGACGTTGATATATCCTATTGGGGTCGTGAAATTCCGAATCCTGTGGAAGAGTTTGGTCTAAAGACTTCAGGTTTTATTATTACTTTTAATCCTGATCAAGAGTTGGGCGAACCTTATATAGATTCTGAGGATATGGAGCCTTCATTGGTTGATAGTAAGGGTAATGCTGTACCTTTTTATTTTAATAAGTATGCATATATTATTCCAAAGGAACCTTTGAAATATGGTGAAACGTACACGGTAAATGTTAAGTATACGAAGGGTCGTAGTCTTACGTGGTCTTTCACCACTAAGAAAGCTCCTGTAGGTTCCAATCCTGATAACCCTAAGAATGATCCCGTTGATTTAACTATAGCTAAGGGGTATGCTGATTTCCAAGAAAATAAGTACTGGTCGGAGAATATGGCTTGGGCAATCAAAGAGGGGTTAATTGCGGGGTATGAGGAGAAGAACCCTAAGACGGGCAAGGTCGAGAAGTTGTTGAAACCGCAAGGACAACTCAGCGAGGCGCAATTTTTAACGATCTTGTTTCGATATAGTGAGTCAAGCGAAATGTTGATTACTACGCCTAAAGATCCGAAATGGTGGGCTTCAGTTCCTTATCAGATTGCAGAGAAATTGGGGGTTCCAACCAAGGGTTCTTTGAAGGATAAAAATAAAGCTAATGCTCCTATGACAAGGGGCGAGATGGCGGTTATCTTGGCTTCCTACTATAATATTAAGTATAATGGTGGAAAAGCCTTAAATGAGCGTGAAGCTGTCCAAATGATGTACGATATGGGGCTATCCAATGGATACCCCGATGCTAATGGTAACACGCCGAAGACTTATGAGTCATATGGTACAAAAAATATTCTTTTGAGGGAGCATGTTGTAACCTTCATGCGCAACTATGATAATTACTTGAAAAACAAATTTGGTATGTAA
- a CDS encoding InlB B-repeat-containing protein produces MIEVSKKRKLFSGIAILLVIALMTSLFPLGVFADGATVTDAVYGDSSVADAVYGDSSVTDSVYGGVSVTSAVYDSDPSHFTYRISGSGATITGYTGPGGDVIIPDSIDGYQVTAIEDGSATISGDTIISLDSAFGGKGITSVIIPNSITYIGNYAFADNMLTTVVIPDSVEYIGEWAFADNQLTAISLPSINSSDYAFRIGDYAFTRNRITTVSFPDISTEIGKSAFSDNQLTSVSFPQNADYLHIGESSFARNQITSIDLPNISLDIGNWAFADNELTEIDIPFGVDMLKMGVFQNNKLVSVTIPETVVYIEEYFDPKTDPFYSPFLGNQVNPSDLTIYGYKGTWAERHANLYNYSFVALPPREIKVYVNYELVEFPDVQPFLSTTGRAMIPIRFVNEKLGAEVWWDQDSKKATIDRLANPGQESEMKVRIEMVVGADHFTVNGVDYPVDTSIQLVEGDRIVLPGAYIAQPYPDVYYEFRDRGAYAEAHFFINRMPNDSDPSDKYDLPLTPITPVPITDFPEPDGELVSFPTVPTPEEPDSKYRLTILEPLGQGSVFPTVGTHEYLAGETVSLSAINSAIDSVPGYAFEKWVIDGEDVFYPNPDVVMDRDHVAQAVFKPILTAQYTLTVNQIGNGNVSPTGVSYHNPADLVTLTANPAAGNKFVKWVVNGVEFYNPVLTITMNTDTVATAYFELLTQLTLSVNQVGEGNVSPAGVSKFYEFETVELTANPADGYKFVKWVVNGKDVLNANFTLTMVEDTTAIAYFEPLPPKEPRLFTLTVNQVGEGTITPSSSDGKLVYKENEKVVLNAEPADGYQFVKWVVDGQEYTDAEITIKMDKDKTATAYFEKVTPPPVIKGKITVEFRDSVTNEKIKEDEVLTDLDLGEHSYIAETQIGVYELVGEALKKVVLTVAEPIQKITYFYKEKVITPPADDDPVEPPAVQEPPTPPVVEKPADPPVVQEPPTPPVVKKPADPPVVQEPPTPPVVEEPPVVKQLKEPIGNEKPVVEAPVADQPVEKAPELDQVRIVAIDVETDEVLTEEILRDLPLGKHEISAPAVEGYEALDPSMQNVTVEAQGRQLVVEFRYHKLNQFGTVYGVVLDKDGNPMEGIQVELHSDPRVTYTNANGEYKFENVELGQHTVILKNPFTKEEIGKVEIVVYQDIEQKNSRTVSLKDASEIRTVIELNELENTRRVDFIIEPIKSEDSVPQIPQQPEPIEPKSKLPIIPIAVTSLPFIVAVIVYFRRKNVVIMNEDGLVIKKLRLKAKPETVIDLTSLEASTFIIQFKNPAPFREVKLFVKHRDDLTPVKMQDGQSHIEFEL; encoded by the coding sequence ATGATTGAAGTGTCAAAAAAGAGGAAGTTGTTTAGCGGTATTGCAATACTACTAGTCATTGCTTTAATGACATCTTTATTCCCGCTTGGGGTATTCGCTGATGGAGCAACCGTAACGGATGCTGTATATGGCGACAGCAGCGTGGCGGATGCTGTATATGGTGATAGTAGTGTCACCGATAGTGTCTATGGAGGAGTTTCGGTCACCAGCGCAGTATACGATTCCGATCCGAGTCATTTCACATATCGCATTTCTGGTTCCGGTGCTACCATTACCGGATATACAGGTCCAGGTGGAGATGTAATTATTCCAGATTCCATTGACGGGTATCAAGTAACAGCTATAGAAGATGGAAGTGCAACAATTAGTGGGGATACCATTATAAGTCTCGATAGTGCTTTTGGTGGCAAAGGAATTACGAGTGTAATTATTCCGAATAGCATTACTTATATTGGTAACTATGCGTTTGCTGATAATATGTTAACAACCGTTGTGATTCCAGACAGCGTAGAGTATATTGGAGAATGGGCATTTGCTGATAATCAGTTAACTGCCATCAGCTTACCCAGTATAAACTCCTCTGATTATGCCTTTCGTATAGGTGACTACGCTTTTACGCGAAATCGAATTACGACCGTTTCTTTTCCTGATATCAGTACAGAAATAGGAAAATCAGCATTTTCAGATAACCAGCTGACATCTGTGAGTTTTCCACAAAATGCGGACTACCTTCATATTGGAGAGAGTTCATTTGCACGTAATCAAATAACAAGTATTGATTTACCTAATATAAGTTTGGATATAGGAAATTGGGCGTTTGCTGACAATGAGTTAACCGAAATAGATATTCCTTTTGGGGTCGATATGCTTAAGATGGGCGTTTTTCAAAATAACAAGCTAGTCAGCGTTACAATACCTGAAACTGTTGTCTATATAGAGGAGTACTTTGATCCTAAAACTGATCCATTTTATAGCCCGTTTCTTGGAAATCAGGTAAATCCAAGTGACCTAACCATCTACGGTTATAAAGGAACGTGGGCAGAGCGTCATGCCAATCTATACAACTATTCGTTTGTCGCACTTCCTCCAAGGGAAATAAAGGTTTATGTGAATTATGAGTTGGTTGAATTTCCAGATGTACAACCCTTCTTAAGTACAACAGGAAGAGCCATGATCCCAATCAGGTTTGTTAATGAAAAATTGGGTGCAGAAGTTTGGTGGGATCAGGACAGTAAAAAAGCGACAATTGATCGTCTTGCAAACCCAGGTCAGGAATCGGAGATGAAAGTAAGGATAGAAATGGTCGTTGGCGCAGATCATTTTACAGTCAACGGGGTTGATTATCCTGTTGATACATCAATCCAGCTTGTTGAAGGTGATCGAATTGTTTTACCGGGTGCGTATATTGCTCAACCATATCCTGATGTTTATTACGAGTTCAGGGATAGAGGGGCATATGCAGAAGCCCACTTTTTTATTAATAGGATGCCGAATGATTCAGATCCAAGTGATAAATATGATCTTCCATTAACACCGATAACACCTGTACCTATAACAGACTTCCCAGAACCAGATGGCGAGTTAGTTAGTTTTCCAACAGTTCCTACACCGGAAGAGCCTGATTCAAAATATAGATTGACCATTCTTGAGCCACTTGGACAAGGCTCCGTCTTTCCAACTGTTGGCACACATGAATATCTTGCCGGAGAGACAGTTTCGTTATCAGCCATCAATTCAGCCATCGATTCCGTTCCAGGATACGCATTTGAAAAATGGGTCATTGATGGAGAGGATGTATTTTATCCTAATCCAGATGTTGTGATGGATCGTGACCATGTGGCTCAAGCGGTTTTTAAGCCGATTTTAACTGCTCAGTATACGCTGACTGTTAATCAGATCGGAAATGGTAATGTCTCTCCTACAGGGGTATCTTATCATAACCCTGCTGATCTGGTAACATTAACAGCCAATCCTGCAGCCGGTAACAAATTTGTTAAATGGGTGGTCAATGGTGTTGAGTTCTACAATCCAGTACTGACGATTACCATGAATACCGATACGGTTGCAACTGCTTACTTCGAGCTGCTGACTCAGCTCACCTTAAGTGTTAATCAGGTCGGTGAAGGAAACGTCTCCCCCGCAGGGGTATCAAAATTTTATGAGTTTGAAACAGTTGAGTTGACTGCTAACCCTGCGGACGGATATAAATTCGTAAAATGGGTCGTTAATGGGAAAGATGTTTTGAACGCTAACTTTACTCTCACGATGGTGGAGGATACTACGGCGATTGCTTATTTTGAACCGCTACCTCCGAAAGAACCTCGCCTGTTTACGTTGACAGTAAACCAGGTCGGAGAAGGGACGATCACACCAAGTTCGAGTGATGGAAAATTGGTGTATAAAGAAAACGAGAAAGTTGTGTTAAACGCTGAACCGGCTGATGGATATCAATTTGTGAAGTGGGTTGTTGATGGTCAAGAATATACGGACGCTGAAATCACCATTAAAATGGACAAGGATAAAACCGCGACCGCTTATTTTGAAAAGGTAACACCACCACCAGTTATTAAGGGCAAAATAACGGTCGAGTTCAGAGATTCGGTAACCAATGAGAAGATTAAGGAAGATGAAGTCTTAACTGATTTAGATCTTGGCGAGCATTCGTATATTGCCGAAACACAAATCGGGGTATACGAACTTGTGGGTGAAGCTTTGAAAAAGGTTGTGCTGACCGTAGCCGAGCCAATCCAAAAGATTACTTACTTCTACAAAGAAAAGGTTATTACTCCACCTGCAGATGATGATCCAGTTGAACCACCTGCAGTTCAGGAACCACCTACACCACCAGTGGTTGAAAAACCTGCTGATCCGCCCGTAGTTCAGGAACCACCTACACCACCAGTGGTTAAAAAACCTGCTGATCCGCCCGTAGTTCAGGAACCACCTACACCACCAGTGGTTGAAGAACCTCCTGTTGTTAAGCAGCTGAAGGAACCTATTGGCAATGAAAAGCCGGTTGTCGAAGCTCCAGTTGCTGACCAACCTGTAGAAAAGGCTCCAGAATTGGATCAGGTTCGTATTGTTGCGATTGACGTTGAAACGGATGAAGTCTTGACAGAAGAGATTCTGCGGGATTTACCACTCGGCAAGCATGAGATTTCTGCTCCAGCTGTAGAGGGGTATGAAGCTCTAGATCCTTCAATGCAAAATGTAACAGTTGAAGCTCAAGGTCGCCAGTTGGTTGTCGAGTTCAGGTATCATAAGTTGAATCAGTTTGGAACGGTTTATGGGGTTGTTTTGGACAAAGACGGCAATCCAATGGAAGGTATTCAAGTTGAACTGCATTCTGACCCGCGTGTCACGTATACGAATGCCAATGGGGAGTATAAATTTGAGAATGTGGAACTTGGTCAGCATACCGTCATCTTGAAGAATCCTTTCACCAAAGAAGAAATTGGAAAAGTGGAAATTGTTGTTTATCAGGACATTGAACAAAAGAATTCCCGGACCGTATCGTTAAAGGATGCAAGCGAGATAAGAACGGTAATTGAATTAAATGAATTGGAAAATACGAGACGGGTCGACTTTATTATTGAACCTATCAAATCAGAAGACTCTGTTCCACAAATCCCTCAACAACCAGAGCCGATTGAACCGAAAAGTAAGTTGCCAATCATCCCGATAGCAGTTACGAGCTTACCTTTCATCGTTGCAGTGATCGTATATTTTAGACGGAAGAACGTTGTGATTATGAATGAAGATGGACTCGTAATTAAGAAGTTAAGATTGAAAGCCAAGCCGGAAACTGTCATTGATCTTACGAGCTTAGAAGCATCAACCTTTATCATCCAGTTCAAAAATCCAGCCCCCTTCAGAGAAGTGAAGTTGTTTGTCAAACACAGGGATGATTTAACACCTGTTAAAATGCAGGATGGTCAAAGTCATATCGAATTTGAATTATAA
- a CDS encoding WG repeat-containing protein: MSGRKNSKTNQQYFSNSTVQFREGLTVIKQLQINEFGFGQDFFGLIDDQGKEIAPCECQYFIPIEHGLIRTENKFGLVGILDQAGNLVVPFSRGY, from the coding sequence ATTTCGGGGAGGAAGAACAGTAAGACTAATCAGCAGTATTTTTCCAATTCGACTGTTCAGTTTAGGGAAGGCTTAACGGTCATCAAGCAACTCCAGATCAACGAGTTCGGATTTGGTCAGGATTTCTTCGGACTGATCGATGATCAAGGAAAAGAGATCGCCCCCTGCGAGTGTCAGTACTTCATCCCAATCGAACATGGTCTAATTCGTACCGAGAACAAGTTCGGTTTAGTCGGTATCCTCGATCAAGCTGGTAATCTCGTTGTTCCCTTCTCAAGGGGGTATTAA
- a CDS encoding EAL domain-containing protein, with translation METSSLLSTPNLFPVYQPIVDRDLSVIGYESFIRGNDAKQVLEGFTSPSLDKMNQIVSMDTLCKQLALEQYTSDTPLFLNSHPYSVNPFPPTLPFPKQHDLVIEITEQAFLHDEPSLSIHVEQLVARGVHFAIDDFGFGHFSLPFILNIQPTYIKLAKEIVHSCNNEKSLDVLKRLTEPFREMGVNIIAEGIETGEQFEQMQSIADAFQGYWIAHPRRLATSKLK, from the coding sequence ATGGAGACATCTTCACTTCTATCAACTCCCAACCTATTTCCAGTTTACCAACCAATCGTGGATCGAGATTTATCAGTGATTGGATACGAGTCCTTTATCAGAGGTAACGATGCAAAACAGGTGTTAGAAGGCTTCACTTCTCCTTCATTGGATAAGATGAATCAGATCGTTTCAATGGACACGCTATGTAAGCAGTTGGCATTAGAGCAATACACGAGCGATACTCCCCTGTTTCTCAATTCGCACCCGTACTCAGTTAATCCGTTCCCACCTACATTGCCATTCCCAAAACAGCATGATCTGGTCATTGAAATTACCGAGCAAGCTTTTCTGCACGATGAACCGAGTTTGTCGATCCATGTCGAACAACTAGTAGCCAGAGGTGTCCATTTCGCCATTGATGATTTTGGATTTGGCCATTTCTCCTTACCATTTATCCTTAACATTCAACCAACCTATATTAAACTGGCTAAAGAAATTGTTCATTCCTGCAATAATGAGAAATCCTTGGATGTGTTGAAAAGACTCACCGAACCATTCAGGGAGATGGGTGTTAATATCATCGCAGAAGGTATCGAAACCGGGGAACAGTTTGAACAGATGCAGTCCATTGCCGATGCCTTCCAGGGGTATTGGATTGCTCACCCAAGGAGATTGGCGACCTCTAAGCTTAAATAA
- a CDS encoding type I restriction endonuclease subunit R, which produces MSYQSEAQLEKNLIEQLVRQGYERVTLNDYDSILENFKQQLNRFNEKKLNGQPLTDSEFSRFLTQIDGKSIFESAKILRDKQVFQRDDGTEVYLELMNTREWCKNIFQVTNQTTVEGKYKNRYDVTILINGLPVVQIELKRRGLDFKEAFNQIQRYRKHSFKGLYRYLQIFVVSNGVDTKYFANSDGDILFSHTFFWSDAENNRITNLSDFAASFLERCHIAKMIARYMVLNETEKLLMVMRPYQVYAVEALIKRALETKNNGYIWHTTGSGKTLTSFKASQILANEPHIKKVFFLVDRKDLDSQTLAEFNKFEPGSVDMTDDTDKLVAQISDLTKPLIVTTIQKMANAIKNPRYEHIMKPYQHERVVFIIDECHRSQFGKMHTLINKHFKEAQYFGFTGTPLFEVNKSQDGRVTADIFEKCLHTYLIKDAIHDGNVLGFSVEYIQTVDVSIDERDQTRVKGILTDEVWMHDDRIRMIAEHIITHHDRKSRSKGYTGLFTVDSIPMLIKYYDTFKSLSHNFKIAAIFTYGQNEDSEGDGQDEHSRDSLERIIKDYNAMFGTNFSTDKFQGYFADVSKRVKTAQIDILLVVNIFLTGFDSKTLNILYIDRFLKYHNLIQAFSRTNRTEKATKPYGNIVCFRNLKEDTDEAIKLFSKTDNVDDVLMKSYEEYLQMFRAALAKVKALASTPAIVDTLEREEEKQEFVISFRDLTKLLTRLQTFTEFEFDPARLGITEQEYQDYRSKYLRIYDEVKRGGGKESILANVDFLIELMHTDRINVSYIMNLIRNIDFDNQEERDKSIKDIEAEIDRADNEQLRLKANLLKDFLRKVVPTLTNADSVDDNYNAFEQEERMKEIEAFADEVGLSPEEIQGFVQEYEYCGIVNQQEISDAVKLPFLQKRAMIQRIIEFITEHTKRFS; this is translated from the coding sequence TTGTCCTATCAATCGGAAGCCCAACTGGAGAAGAATTTAATTGAGCAACTTGTTCGTCAAGGATACGAGCGAGTGACCCTAAATGACTATGATTCGATTCTCGAAAACTTTAAACAGCAATTGAACAGGTTCAATGAGAAAAAACTGAATGGACAACCGTTAACCGACTCGGAGTTTAGCCGGTTCCTAACACAGATTGACGGTAAGAGTATTTTTGAGTCCGCGAAGATTCTTAGGGATAAGCAAGTATTCCAAAGAGATGATGGAACTGAAGTTTATCTCGAGTTAATGAATACTCGTGAATGGTGTAAGAATATTTTTCAGGTCACTAATCAGACCACTGTTGAAGGCAAATATAAAAATCGTTATGATGTGACTATCCTTATAAACGGCTTACCTGTGGTTCAAATTGAATTAAAGCGCCGCGGCTTAGACTTTAAAGAAGCGTTCAATCAGATCCAACGGTATCGAAAACATTCCTTTAAGGGGTTATATCGTTATCTCCAGATATTTGTTGTCAGTAATGGGGTTGATACAAAATATTTTGCCAACTCGGATGGTGACATCCTGTTTTCGCATACCTTCTTTTGGTCGGATGCAGAAAACAATCGCATCACGAATCTAAGTGATTTTGCAGCCAGCTTTTTGGAAAGATGTCACATCGCGAAGATGATCGCTCGATACATGGTATTGAATGAGACCGAAAAGTTGTTAATGGTTATGCGCCCCTACCAGGTTTATGCTGTTGAAGCACTTATTAAGCGGGCTTTAGAAACCAAGAACAACGGTTATATCTGGCACACCACTGGTAGCGGTAAGACGTTAACTTCATTTAAGGCGAGTCAGATTCTTGCTAATGAACCGCATATCAAGAAGGTTTTCTTCCTCGTTGACCGCAAGGACTTGGACAGCCAAACCCTTGCTGAATTTAACAAGTTTGAACCCGGTTCAGTAGATATGACGGATGATACGGACAAACTGGTGGCACAAATTTCGGACTTAACGAAGCCGTTGATCGTTACTACGATTCAAAAGATGGCGAACGCTATTAAAAATCCACGTTATGAGCACATCATGAAGCCGTATCAGCATGAACGGGTTGTTTTTATCATTGATGAATGTCACCGTAGTCAATTCGGTAAGATGCATACTTTGATCAATAAGCATTTCAAAGAAGCTCAATACTTTGGTTTCACGGGGACACCTCTGTTCGAAGTGAATAAAAGTCAAGATGGTCGGGTAACTGCCGATATTTTCGAGAAGTGCTTACATACGTATTTGATTAAGGATGCTATTCATGATGGTAATGTCTTGGGGTTTTCGGTGGAGTATATCCAAACGGTTGATGTCTCGATTGATGAAAGGGATCAAACCCGTGTAAAAGGCATTTTGACCGATGAAGTTTGGATGCACGATGATCGTATCCGTATGATTGCCGAACATATCATCACCCACCATGATCGGAAGTCTCGAAGTAAGGGGTATACGGGGTTATTTACTGTTGACAGCATTCCAATGCTGATCAAGTATTACGACACTTTCAAATCGTTGTCTCATAATTTCAAGATTGCTGCTATTTTCACTTATGGTCAGAATGAAGATAGTGAGGGTGACGGACAAGACGAGCATTCGCGGGATAGTCTTGAACGTATTATCAAGGACTACAATGCTATGTTCGGTACCAATTTCTCTACAGATAAGTTTCAGGGGTATTTTGCCGATGTTTCGAAGCGAGTCAAAACTGCTCAAATCGATATTCTGTTGGTGGTCAACATCTTTTTGACAGGATTCGACAGCAAAACCTTGAATATTCTCTACATTGATCGTTTCTTGAAGTATCATAATTTGATTCAAGCCTTCTCCCGTACCAATCGGACGGAGAAAGCGACTAAGCCTTATGGTAATATCGTCTGTTTCCGTAACTTGAAGGAAGATACGGATGAAGCGATTAAATTATTCTCGAAGACAGACAATGTTGATGACGTTTTAATGAAAAGTTATGAAGAGTACCTTCAAATGTTTAGAGCAGCGTTGGCGAAAGTAAAAGCTCTCGCTTCTACACCTGCAATAGTAGATACTTTGGAGCGAGAGGAAGAAAAACAGGAGTTTGTTATTAGCTTTCGAGATCTAACCAAACTGTTGACCCGATTACAAACGTTTACCGAGTTTGAATTCGATCCAGCGCGACTGGGTATTACCGAACAGGAGTACCAGGACTACAGGAGCAAGTATCTTCGTATTTATGACGAAGTTAAGCGCGGCGGGGGTAAAGAATCAATCTTAGCGAATGTGGACTTCCTGATCGAGTTGATGCATACCGACCGGATCAATGTAAGCTATATTATGAATTTGATCCGCAATATCGATTTCGATAATCAGGAAGAGCGAGACAAGTCGATAAAGGACATTGAGGCTGAGATTGATCGGGCGGATAATGAGCAACTCCGTCTCAAGGCAAACTTGCTGAAGGACTTCTTGAGGAAAGTTGTACCGACCTTAACCAATGCTGATTCAGTCGATGATAACTATAATGCTTTTGAGCAGGAAGAACGTATGAAGGAAATTGAGGCATTCGCTGATGAAGTGGGGTTATCACCTGAAGAGATCCAAGGCTTTGTGCAGGAATATGAGTATTGTGGGATTGTGAATCAACAAGAGATCAGTGATGCAGTCAAGCTCCCCTTCCTTCAAAAGCGAGCGATGATTCAACGGATTATTGAATTCATCACTGAACATACCAAACGATTTTCATGA